Below is a genomic region from Methanolobus sediminis.
ATACAGAAGGCTCAAATACATAATCCAGCTTTTGCATGTCAAAACGAAGAATACCGAACACAAAAGCATCAACAATAACCTCATCGGTCTTGTCATCTCCTGGTATTTTGTTCAGAAGGATTATTCTGTCACCCAGAGGATCAGCTCTGAATTCTGCAATCAGGGCATCGTGGAGAACTTCCCTTTCATGGGTGGAACAAAACCTCACATCTGCTGGTTGTGACAGATCTATCTTTGTACCATCGCCACCGCAAATGCTACATTCCTTTTCTATTAGTGGTGCATTGCATTTCTGACACCAGAAAATGTAATCTTTCTCATTACTGGCATACTTTTGAACATTTTTACTGTGGCTTGCTCCTCTATCCTGTTTTTGTGAATGACTGGAAGACTTCCTGTATCCGGATGAGAGTGAACCTGCACTTCTCATGTGTGACTTACCGGCAGAACTACTTTGTCTGCTGGATTTTCCAGAACTGCTGGAAGAGGATTTGCCTTTTTTCATTGATACCATGTAGCGCTCACCAGCTTAAAAAACTGTCCGGGAAAGAAACTGAAAATGAAGATAATTACAGGAATATGACTGAAATGAATAAAAATGGCTAAAAATGAAGAAAATCCGGTTAAAACCGGATAATCGAGTTACAAATAATAGCCTCAGTTGCTGAGATACTCATTGATTGCCTTTGCAGCAACCTTTCCGGCACCCATTGCACTGATGACTGTTGCAGCACCTGTGACAGCATCGCCACCTGCATAGACATTATCAAGTGATGTCTTGCCGGATTCATCAACTATAATAGTTCCTCTGGAATTAGTATCAAGTCCCTCTGAACCGGAGAATATCATCGGGTTTGGAGAAGTTCCAATGGCAATGATAACGATGTCGGCAGGTATCACATGCTCAGAACCTTCTACTGCAACCGGACTTCTGCGACCTGACTCATCAGGCTCGCCAAGTTCCATCTTTATGCATTCCACGCCATTGACAGTCATGTTCTCACCCTCAAGTATCCTTGTAGGATTGGTCAGAAGTCTGAAGACAATGCCCTCTTCTTTTGCATTCTCTATTTCTTCCTTTCTTGCAGGAAGTTCATCCTCACCACGGCGATAGACTATGCTTACTTCATCTGCACCAAGACGGAGTGCACTTCTTGCAGCATCCATAGCAACATTACCGCCACCCACTACGATGACATTCTTACCTCTCTTGATAGGAGTGTCATAGTCAGGGAACTGGTATGCTTTCATCAGGTTAACTCTTGTGAGGAACTCGTTTGCGGAATAAACACCATTAAGGTTCTCTCCCTCAATGCCCATGAACTTTGGGAGTCCTGCACCGGTTCCAAGGAAAACAGCATCGTACTCATTCCTGAGCTCATCAAGAGTCTTTATCTTACCGATAACATAGTCAACCTTGACATCGACACCAAGCTGTTTAATGTACTCTACCTCTTCCTTTACAATTGCCTTTGGAAGCCTGAATTCTGGAATTCCGTAAGTCAGCACACCACCAGTGTCGTGAAGTGATTCAAATATTGTAATTTCGTGGCCTTCTTTTGCCAGATCTGCTGCTGCTGTAAGTCCTGCCGGACCTGCACCGATGACAGCAACCTTCTTTCCTGTTGATTCCGGGCGAACTGGTGGAGTTACACCTTTCTTTCTTTCGTAATCAGCACAGAAACGCTCAAGTCTGCCAATTGCAACTGGTTTTCCCTTCTTTGCCAGTACGCACAATTCCTCGCACTGGACTTCCTGAGGGCACACACGTCCACATACGGCAGGAAGCGCATTGGTAAGTTTAATGGTTTCAATAGCACCGTCAAAATCCTCAGCCTTTATGTGAGCTATGAATCCGGGAATATCAATATTTACAGGACATCCGTCTACACATTTCGGATTCTTACATTCAAGGCACCTGGAAGCTTCTGCAAGAGCCATTTCATCGGTGTAACCAAGTGCAACTTCATCGAAGTTCTTCGCTCTTTCCTTAGGATCCTGCAATGGCATTGCCTGCCTGTCTGTCATTAGTTCTCACCCCTGCAGGTACATTTGTGATCGTGATTCTCCTGACACTTTGATTCCTCACTTCTGTATAGTGCCAGACGACTCATTAGCAAATTGAAGTCAACCTTGTGAGCATCGAATTCCGGACCGTCAACGCATGCGAACTTTGTCTCACCGCCAACGGATACTCTGCATCCGCCACACATACCGGTTCCGTCGATCATGATAGGATTAAGACTTACAATTGTCTCAACGCCATAAGGCTCAGTCATACCTGCTGCTACCTTCATGAGAATTGGAGGACCAATGACCACGATTCTTGCAACCTTTTCACCGCTGTCAAGGATATTCTTGACGACATCTGTAACAAAACCGTGGTGACCTTTTGAACCATCATCTGTTGCAACATGGAGTTCATTTGAAGCTGCTCTCATCTCATCCTCGAGAATCAGAAGGCTCTCGTTCCTTGCACCGATTACGGAGATTACTTTGTTGCCTGCCTCACGGTATGCTTTTACCTGTGGATATACCGGAGCAATTCCTACTCCACCACCTACAAGGATCACAGTTCCAAGTTCCCTGACATCTGCAGGAGTTCCCAGTGGACCTACAAAATCCTGAAGCTCATCTGAAGCTGACATCTTTGCAAGCTGCTTTGTTGTCTTGCCCATTTCCTGGAAGATAATAGTAACTGTTCCTTCATTTGCATCAAAATCAGCAATGGTCAGTGGGACTCTTTCGCTGGTCTCATCAATACGTAAAATGATAAACTGGCCTGCCTTTGCGGCTTTGGCAACATCCGGTGCTTTGATCTTCATCATATGCACTGATGATGCTATTTCTTTTTTCTCTATGATTTGATATGACATGTGATCACGTAATATGTTATGTTAGAAATAATAGGATTTTGGGGGTATGATTAAGTTAATAGTACTTAAGAATTGATATTAGATGATTTAAAAAATGATAAAAATAACCTTATGCTAAAAACATTCATGCAATAATTAAATATTTGTGTTTGATAGAATTGCCTATAAATCCTTGAACTTCTAACGATTTCAAGAGCAACATATTGCGATTCCAAAATAAATGCAGTTCGTTTATATATTTGTATGTCCATTTATGGGCAAGCACACATCATTTATAGACACATACGGAGGAATAATTGTTAAATCAATGATACTGGCTGGTGGATCAGGAACACGCCTCTGGCCACTTAGTCGTGAAATGTATCCTAAACAGTTTCTGAAATTGAATGATACCTCCTTATTTCAGGACACAGTACTCAGATGTCTTGAGATATCAAACATCACAGAGATATTCATTGTAACAAACGAATTGCAGAAATTCTTTGTCATAGGTCAGATAGAAGAACTGGGCTATGAAATACCACCTGAAAACATACTTCTGGAACCCGTTGGAAAGAACACGCTTCCTGCAATCACTTTTGGAATGCATGAGATAAAGCAACGCTTTGGAAAGTCTACAGTAGGCATATTTTCATCCGACCATATATTGGATAAAAAAGCAATGGAAATTATCAAAAATGTAGAGGAACTTGCCTCTGAATATCTACTGACGTTCGGAGTAGTACCTACTTCACCACATACAGGTTACGGATACATTAAACCAGCAAATCCAATTGGAAATGGATTCAAGGTATCGGAGTTCAAAGAAAAACCAGATATATTCAATGCTGAGAAGTATATTAAAGAAGGGTGCCTCTGGAACAGTGGAATATTCCTGTTTGACACGGATATTTTTTTCGAAGAACTTGAAAAATATGCTCCAGAGATCAATGCTGCATTCAATAAAATAGAGGACATAGGAAAACTTTTTGAGGAAATCCCCTCAATTTCTATTGACTACGGAATAATGGAAAAATCGAATCGGGTTGCAGTCATAAAGCTTGATGAACGATGGAGTGACCTTGGCAGTTTCAAAGCCATCCATGATGAATTTGAGAAAGATGAGAACAATAATATCATATTAAATTGCGATAATGTACTAATTAATTCATCCGGCAACTTAATTCATTCAAAAAACGGCAAAGTAGTATCACTTATTGATATTAACGATACAATCGTTGTGGACACTCCTGACGCATTGTTGGTCTGCCCAAAAGAGAGTAGCCAGAAAGTAAAGGATGTTGTATCTTCACTCAAAGATAGAAAAGATGAACGTGCACAATTGCATCAGACAGTGTACAGGCCGTGGGGATCATACACAATACTGGAAGATTCTGAAAGGCACAAGATAAAGAACATAGTTGTTCTGTCACAGAAAAAGTTGAGTTTGCAATTACATCACCATAGAAGTGAACACTGGGTAGTTGTGAAGGGAATGGCTTGCGTACAGGTGGATGGTGAACAATATTTCCTGAGACAGGGTGAGAGTACTTTCATCAAGGCAGGAATGAAACACAGATTATCTAACCCAGGAAAAGTGCCTCTTGAAATTATTGAGGTACAGCTAGGAGACTATGTAGGAGAGGATGATATTATCAGGTTTGACGATGATTATGGGAGAGAGTAAAAGATTGCATCTTTAGCAAATTTCCTCATTTATATAAAATCAAGACGTTAGAAGATTACAATGCAAACTGAATCAAAACTTAAGAACAAAAAAATACTTGTCACCGGCGGTGCGGGATTCATCGGTAGTCATATTGTGGACATATTGATGAAAGAAGAGTGTAAAGTCATAGTTTTTGATAACTTGAGTTCGGGACGCATGGAGTTTATTGAACACCATACCGGAAATCCTAATTTTGAGTTCATAAATGGAGATTTACTTGCAACCGACGAAATAAGCATGGCATGTAATGACATTGATTTTGTATTTCATGTTGCAGCAAATCCAGATGTGAAGCTAGGAGTAGTTAACACAAAAGTGCACTTTGAACAGAACATCACAGCAACGTACAATCTGCTTGAAGCAATGCGCAAGAACAATGTACAAAATATTGCTTTCACTTCCACATCAACAGTTTACGGTGAAGCAGAGATTATTCCCACACCTGAGAACTA
It encodes:
- the gltA gene encoding NADPH-dependent glutamate synthase — protein: MTDRQAMPLQDPKERAKNFDEVALGYTDEMALAEASRCLECKNPKCVDGCPVNIDIPGFIAHIKAEDFDGAIETIKLTNALPAVCGRVCPQEVQCEELCVLAKKGKPVAIGRLERFCADYERKKGVTPPVRPESTGKKVAVIGAGPAGLTAAADLAKEGHEITIFESLHDTGGVLTYGIPEFRLPKAIVKEEVEYIKQLGVDVKVDYVIGKIKTLDELRNEYDAVFLGTGAGLPKFMGIEGENLNGVYSANEFLTRVNLMKAYQFPDYDTPIKRGKNVIVVGGGNVAMDAARSALRLGADEVSIVYRRGEDELPARKEEIENAKEEGIVFRLLTNPTRILEGENMTVNGVECIKMELGEPDESGRRSPVAVEGSEHVIPADIVIIAIGTSPNPMIFSGSEGLDTNSRGTIIVDESGKTSLDNVYAGGDAVTGAATVISAMGAGKVAAKAINEYLSN
- a CDS encoding sulfide/dihydroorotate dehydrogenase-like FAD/NAD-binding protein, with protein sequence MSYQIIEKKEIASSVHMMKIKAPDVAKAAKAGQFIILRIDETSERVPLTIADFDANEGTVTIIFQEMGKTTKQLAKMSASDELQDFVGPLGTPADVRELGTVILVGGGVGIAPVYPQVKAYREAGNKVISVIGARNESLLILEDEMRAASNELHVATDDGSKGHHGFVTDVVKNILDSGEKVARIVVIGPPILMKVAAGMTEPYGVETIVSLNPIMIDGTGMCGGCRVSVGGETKFACVDGPEFDAHKVDFNLLMSRLALYRSEESKCQENHDHKCTCRGEN
- a CDS encoding mannose-1-phosphate guanylyltransferase/mannose-6-phosphate isomerase — protein: MGKHTSFIDTYGGIIVKSMILAGGSGTRLWPLSREMYPKQFLKLNDTSLFQDTVLRCLEISNITEIFIVTNELQKFFVIGQIEELGYEIPPENILLEPVGKNTLPAITFGMHEIKQRFGKSTVGIFSSDHILDKKAMEIIKNVEELASEYLLTFGVVPTSPHTGYGYIKPANPIGNGFKVSEFKEKPDIFNAEKYIKEGCLWNSGIFLFDTDIFFEELEKYAPEINAAFNKIEDIGKLFEEIPSISIDYGIMEKSNRVAVIKLDERWSDLGSFKAIHDEFEKDENNNIILNCDNVLINSSGNLIHSKNGKVVSLIDINDTIVVDTPDALLVCPKESSQKVKDVVSSLKDRKDERAQLHQTVYRPWGSYTILEDSERHKIKNIVVLSQKKLSLQLHHHRSEHWVVVKGMACVQVDGEQYFLRQGESTFIKAGMKHRLSNPGKVPLEIIEVQLGDYVGEDDIIRFDDDYGRE